TCGGTGGTGCCTCCGATCGATTCCACGCTGCGGCGAGCCTGCGAGATCTTCTTCAAGGTGAAGCCGCTCTTTATCGAGCCGGGAGTGAAGACGGGTATCCCGGTACTGACCGACAACCCGGCTGAGGTTGGTGCGGACCGCATCGTGAACTGCGTTGCTGCGTTCGACAAGTATGGCGGGCCGACGATCGTGGTCGACATGGGTACGGCGACGACGTTCGATGTGGTGTCGAAGCGCGGGGAGTTTCTGGGCGGCGCGATTGCGCCGGGGCTCGGGATTTCGGCCGAGGCTTTGTTTCAGCGGGCGGCGCGGCTGCCGCGCATCGATGTGAAGAAACCCTCGAAAGTGATTGGCACGGGGACGGTGGACAACATCCAGATCGGACTCTATTACGGCTACATCGGGCTGGTCGACGGGATTCTGAAACGCATGATTGCTGAGCTTGGGCCAGAGACGAAGACCGTGGCGACGGGTGGCCTCTCAAAGCTGATTGCGCCGGGTTCAGAGTACATCCAGGAGACGGACGATATGCTGACGCTGACCGGTTTGCGGCTGGTGTATGAGAAGAATCGCGACCGGCACCGCGAGAAGCCGCGTGAGGCATTGGCGGCGCGGCGTCCGGGAGTCTGAAGCGGGCCGTGCAGAATTACTTCAATTATTTTACCGAGATCGAAGAGCGCTTTCAGCAGAGACGAGGATCGCTGCTCATGTTATCGACGCTGGACTGGGCGCTGATCGAGACGTGGCGGGAAGGCGGGCTGCCGCTCGAGGCGGTGCTGCGCGGGATCGACAATGCGTTTGATAAGCAAGATGCGAAGAAGCAGCGGGCGGGTGGGAAGGTTCGGAAGGTGAATGGGCTGGCGTGGTGCTCGCAGGCGGTGATGGAGGCGGTCGAGAAGGCGCAGGAAGCAGCGACGGGTGCGCTTGTGGAAGGGGCGGTCGAGGCGGCGGAGAGCGGGTTCGAGAGCGGGCGGGTGGCGGCTTACCTGATTGGGAATGCGGGGAAGCTTGAGAATGCGGCGCTTCCCGGAGTTGCGGCGGGCGTCGGGGTGGAGTGCGGGACTCGGCTGCGGCAGATTGCTTCCGGGGTGAGTGCGGCGGGATCGCTGGAGGAGATCGATCGTAAGCTCAACGTGCTCGAAGAAAAGCTCTTTGGGGCGTTGCATATGAGCGCACCGGAGGAGGATCTGGTGCGTCTGCGGGAGCAATCGGCGCGTGAGCTTGCGCCCTATCGGAGCAAGATGCAGGCGGTGCAGATCAAGCAGGTTCAGCAGCAATTTCTGCAGAAGCGGCTGTTCGAGGCGTATGGGCTGCCGCGCTTGAGCCTCTTCTATATGAGCCATTTATGACAGTGAGGATCGAACGGCCTGAGTACGGAGGGACGTTTGTTGGTTTGGACGAGGCGGGAGCAGGGCATTCGGCTCGCTTCGTGTTGCCGGGCGAGTTGGTTGAGCTTCCTTCGCTGCGGGTTCTCGAGGCCTCCGGGGAGCGGGTGGCGCCGCGGTGCCGGCACTTTGGGGTGTGCGGTGGGTGCGATTATCAGCACTCCTCGGACGCGGAGCAGATACGGATCAAGAAGGAGATTCTGCTGGAGACGCTTCAGGCTGCCGGGCTCACCGGGCTTCCGGATGTGGTGGTGCATGCGGGAGAGCCATGGGAGTATCGGAACCGGGTAAGGTTTCGGGTGGAAGCGGTCGATGGGGCATTTCACGCCGGGTATAACCGGCGCGGTGGACGGGAGTTTCTGCCGATCGCCGAATGCCCGATCTCCTCACGGCTCCTTCTGCGGGCGGCAGAGGCGCTACTGAAGCTGGCCGACGGGAAGGAGCCTGGGCGGCGCTGGCTCGCTTCAACCGCTGAGGTTGAGTTTTTTGCCTCGAACGACGAGAAGACGCTGCAGATGACGGTGCTGACACGGGACGGGCGGATCGAGGGATTCGCGGAGTTTTGTGGGGCGCTGGCGGCGATGGTGCCTGAGTTGGTTGGGGCTGGGGTGCTGGCGGCTTCGGCGGGATATGGGGCGAAAGAACGGGCTACCTGGGGGACGGGTGGACTGGTGCAGGAGGTGAGGGACCGGCGGTACTGGGTGTCGCGTGGTGGATTCTTTCAGGTAAACCGCGTCCTCGTTGAGGAGATGGTAGAGCTGGTGACGGCGGGGCGGCGGGGAGCGCTGGCCTGGGATCTGTATGCGGGCGTGGGGCTGTTTTCGCGTGTGCTGGCGGGTAGCTTCGAGTTGGTCGTTGGGGTGGAAGTGGGGGAGCCGGCTGCCTCGGATCTGG
This genomic window from Granulicella sibirica contains:
- a CDS encoding type III pantothenate kinase encodes the protein MLLAIDAGNTNTVLGLYRLSTDDVPGEMLKHWRITTPLRQTSDEIGVTLRSLFLDAGHDLSVVDGIAISSVVPPIDSTLRRACEIFFKVKPLFIEPGVKTGIPVLTDNPAEVGADRIVNCVAAFDKYGGPTIVVDMGTATTFDVVSKRGEFLGGAIAPGLGISAEALFQRAARLPRIDVKKPSKVIGTGTVDNIQIGLYYGYIGLVDGILKRMIAELGPETKTVATGGLSKLIAPGSEYIQETDDMLTLTGLRLVYEKNRDRHREKPREALAARRPGV
- a CDS encoding class I SAM-dependent RNA methyltransferase; this encodes MTVRIERPEYGGTFVGLDEAGAGHSARFVLPGELVELPSLRVLEASGERVAPRCRHFGVCGGCDYQHSSDAEQIRIKKEILLETLQAAGLTGLPDVVVHAGEPWEYRNRVRFRVEAVDGAFHAGYNRRGGREFLPIAECPISSRLLLRAAEALLKLADGKEPGRRWLASTAEVEFFASNDEKTLQMTVLTRDGRIEGFAEFCGALAAMVPELVGAGVLAASAGYGAKERATWGTGGLVQEVRDRRYWVSRGGFFQVNRVLVEEMVELVTAGRRGALAWDLYAGVGLFSRVLAGSFELVVGVEVGEPAASDLARAPKKTEHLQAVTMETVAFLRAAAVQRERPDLIVMDPPRAGIGAEVCGLLERIGAAEIVYVSCDVVTLARDLFLLVDSGYRVAEVHLIDMFPQTFHLETVVFLSKTMV